In Dermacentor variabilis isolate Ectoservices unplaced genomic scaffold, ASM5094787v1 scaffold_20, whole genome shotgun sequence, a single window of DNA contains:
- the UbcE2M gene encoding NEDD8-conjugating enzyme UbcE2M, whose translation MIKLFSLKQQQKDGEATGNKPASQKRASAAQLRITKDINELNLPKTCQMEFPDPDDLLNFKLVICPDEGFYRNGRFVFSFRVSPNYPHEPPKVKCDTMVYHPNIDLDGNVCLNILREDWKPVLTVNSIVYGLQYLFLEPNPEDPLNKDAAEVLQSNRRLFEQNVKKAMLGGYIGATYFERCLK comes from the coding sequence ATGATCAAGCTCTTCTCCCTCAAGCAGCAACAGAAGGATGGTGAGGCGACGGGCAACAAGCCGGCGAGCCAGAAGCGTGCCTCGGCGGCCCAGCTACGCATTACGAAGGACATCAACGAGTTGAACTTGCCGAAGACCTGTCAgatggagttccccgatccggacGATCTGCTGAACTTCAAGCTGGTTATCTGCCCAGACGAGGGCTTCTACCGGAACGGCCGCTTCGTGTTCAGCTTCCGTGTAAGCCCAAACTACCCGCACGAACCTCCCAAGGTCAAGTGCGACACAATGGTCTACCACCCGAACATAGACCTGGACGGCAACGTCTGCCTCAACATCCTGCGCGAAGATTGGAAGCCTGTGCTGACGGTCAATTCGATTGTCTACGGCCTGCAGTACCTCTTCCTAGAGCCCAACCCGGAGGACCCACTCAACAAGGACGCCGCCGAAGTTCTGCAGAGCAACCGGAGACTGTTCGAACAAAACGTCAAGAAGGCCATGCTTGGAGGCTACATCGGCGCGACGTACTTTGAACGGTGCCTGAAGTAG